The Ictidomys tridecemlineatus isolate mIctTri1 chromosome 6, mIctTri1.hap1, whole genome shotgun sequence genome includes a region encoding these proteins:
- the Mlf2 gene encoding myeloid leukemia factor 2, which yields MFRFMRDVEPEDPMFLMDPFAIHRQHMSRMLSGGFGYSPFLSITDGNMPGTRPASRRMQAGAVSPFGMLGMSGGFMDMFGMMNDMIGNMEHMTAGGNCQTFSSSTVISYSNTGDGAPKVYQETSEMRSAPGGIRETRRTVRDSDSGLEQMSIGHHIRDRAHILQRSRNHRTGDQEERQDYINLDESEAAAFDDEWRRETSRFRQQRPLEFRRHEASVSGGRRTEGPPRLAIQGPEDSPSRQSRRYDW from the exons ATGTTCCGCTTCATGAGGGACGTGGAGCCTGAGGATCCCATGTTCCTGAT GGACCCCTTTGCTATTCACCGTCAGCATATGAGCCGCATGTTGTCAGGTGGCTTTGGCTATAGCCCCTTCCTTAGCATCACAGATGGCAACATGCCAGGGACCAGGCCTGCCAGCCGCAGGATGCAG GCTGGTGCTGTCTCCCCCTTTGGGATGCTGGGAATG TCGGGTGGCTTCATGGACATGTTTGGGATGATGAATGACATGATTGGGAATATG GAGCATATGACAGCTGGGGGCAATTGCCAGACGTTTTCATCCTCTACTGTCATCTCCTACTCCAATACTGGTGATGGTGCCCCCAAGGTCTATCAGGAGACATCAGAGATGCGCTCAGCACCAGGCGGG aTCCGGGAGACCCGGAGGACTGTCCGCGACTCAGACAGTGGACTAGAGCAGATGTCCATTGGGCATCACATCCGAGACAGGGCTCACATCCTCCAGCGTTCCCGAAATCACCGTACAGGAGACCAGGAGGAACGGCAGGACTATATCAACCTGGATGAGA GTGAGGCAGCAGCATTTGATGATGAGTGGCGAAGAGAGACATCCAGATTCCGGCAGCAGCGCCCTCTGGAATTTCGAAGGCATGAGGCATCTGTGAGTGGGGGTCGAAGGACCGAGGGGCCTCCCCGCCTGGCCATCCAGGGACCTGAGGACTCCCCCTCCCGACAGTCCCGCCGCTATGACTGGTGA